One part of the Phragmites australis chromosome 3, lpPhrAust1.1, whole genome shotgun sequence genome encodes these proteins:
- the LOC133912739 gene encoding uncharacterized protein LOC133912739 encodes MATCRLTSCCLLLAVLLGAVAAASAFDEAAAAGVGLGHGARFARKPGRAAAEKPQPELQPKPQPVPEPKPEPKPEPMPHPEPKPKPKPEPEPKPMPHPEPKPEPKPEPKPEPLPHPEPKPEPHPEPLPKPEPKPQPMPHPEPEPKPMPHPEPKPEPKPEPKPEPLPHPEPKPEPHPEPLPKPEPKPQPMPQPEPKPQPRPKPEPKPMPQPGPKPEPKPKPKPKPEPKPEPKPKPEPEPKPKPEPKPEPKPEPEPKPEPEPKPKPEPKPEPKPEPKPKPEPEPKPEPKPKPEPKPEPEPKPKPPPHIPPAAN; translated from the coding sequence atGGCGACGTGTCGCCTCACTTCATGTTGCCTTCTCCTCGCCGTGCTCCTGGGGGCAGTGGCTGCCGCCTCCGCCTTCGACGAAGCGGCCGCCGCTGGCGTCGGCCTTGGTCACGGGGCGCGTTTCGCACGCAAGCCAGGACGCGCTGCTGCCGAGAAACCACAACCAGAGCTCCAACCCAAGCCACAGCCCGTGCCAGAACCAAAACCCGAACCAAAACCAGAGCCCATGCCACATCCAGAGCCTAAACCTAAACCCAAACCAGAGCCTGAACCAAAGCCAATGCCACATCCAGAGCCTAAACCTGAGCCAAAACCAGAACCCAAACCTGAGCCTTTACCTCATCCTGAACCAAAACCTGAACCTCACCCTGAGCCCTTGCccaaacctgagcctaaaccgCAGCCTATGCCACACCCAGAGCCTGAACCAAAGCCAATGCCACATCCAGAACCTAAACCTGAGCCAAAACCAGAACCCAAACCTGAGCCTTTACCTCATCCTGAACCAAAACCTGAACCTCACCCCGAGCCCTTACccaaacctgagcctaaaccgCAGCCTATGCCACAACCAGAGCCTAAGCCTCAGCCCAGACCCAAACCGGAGCCGAAGCCCATGCCTCAACCTGGACCCAAGCCGGAGCCAAAGCCTAAGCCAAAACCAAAACCGGAGCCAAAACCTGAGCCAAAGCCGAAACCAGAACCTGAACCAAAACCCAAGCCAGAACCAAAGCCGGAGCCTAAGCCTGAACCAGAACCGAAACCAGAACCTGAACCAAAACCCAAACCAGAGCCAAAACCAGAACCTAAACCTGAACCAAAACCGAAGCCAGAACCAGAACCAAAACCCGAACCTAAACCTaaaccagaaccaaaaccagaACCAGAACCAAAACCCAAACCGCCGCCGCACATCCCACCGGCAGCTAACTGA
- the LOC133912740 gene encoding 3-oxo-Delta(4,5)-steroid 5-beta-reductase: MSWWWTGAIGAVKKRQDEQAAAAEPSYQSVALVVGSTGIVGTSLLDILPLADTPGGPWKVYAISRRSLPPWSPAPSPAVTHLHLDLADSKAVADALTPLTDITHVFYVAWANYPTEAQNCDANAAMLRNVLSTVLPNCPALVHVCLQTGRKHYIGPFEAIGKIPVPDPPYTEDMPRLDCPNFYYDLEDILLDEVSRRDGAVSWSVHRPTTVFGYSPRSAMNVVGSLCVYAAICRKEGATLRWPGSRVAWEGFSDASDADLIAEHEIWGAVDPFAKNEAFNCSNGDVYKWKQLWSILADHFGVEWAGYEGEESRFKLSEAMAGKEAVWAEIVKENELIGTELDEITNWWFVDAVFSVESEHLDSMNKSKEHGFLGFRNTVNSFNTWIEKMKVFKIVP, translated from the coding sequence ATGAGCTGGTGGTGGACGGGCGCGATCGGCGCGGTCAAGAAGCGCCAAGACGagcaggccgccgccgccgagccctCCTACCAGAGCGTTGCCCTCGTCGTCGGATCCACCGGCATCGTCGGCACCTCCCTCCTCGACATCCTCCCGCTCGCTGACACCCCCGGCGGGCCGTGGAAGGTCTACGCCATCTCCCGCCGCTCGCTCCCGCCCTGGTCCCCGGCCCCCTCCCCCGCCGTCACGCACCTCCACCTCGACCTCGCCGACTCCAAAGCCGTCGCCGACGCGCTCACCCCCCTCACCGACATCACCCACGTCTTCTACGTCGCCTGGGCCAACTACCCCACGGAGGCTCAGAACTGCGACGCCAACGCCGCCATGCTCCGCAACGTCCTCTCCACCGTCCTCCCCAACTGCCCCGCGCTCGTCCACGTCTGCCTCCAGACCGGCCGCAAGCACTACATCGGCCCCTTCGAGGCCATCGGCAAGATCCCCGTCCCGGACCCACCCTACACCGAGGACATGCCGCGCCTGGACTGCCCCAACTTCTACTACGACCTGGAGGACATCCTCCTCGACGAGGTTTCCCGCCGCGACGGCGCCGTCAGCTGGTCCGTGCACCGCCCCACCACCGTCTTTGGGTACTCCCCTCGGAGCGCCATGAACGTCGTGGGCAGCCTCTGCGTCTACGCCGCCATCTGCAGGAAGGAGGGCGCCACGCTGCGGTGGCCTGGGTCCCGGGTTGCGTGGGAGGGGTTCAGCGACGCCTCCGACGCGGACCTCATCGCCGAGCACGAGATCTGGGGTGCAGTTGACCCCTTTGCCAAGAACGaggccttcaattgcagcaatGGGGATGTCTACAAGTGGAAACAGCTGTGGTCGATATTGGCTGATCATTTCGGGGTGGAATGGGCTGGCTATGAAGGGGAGGAGAGCAGGTTCAAGCTCTCGGAGGCCATGGCTGGAAAGGAGGCAGTCTGGGCGGAGATTGTCAAGGAGAATGAACTTATAGGGACAGAGCTTGACGAGATCACCAATTGGTGGTTCGTCGATGCCGTGTTCAGTGTCGAGAGCGAGCATTTGGATAGCATGAATAAGAGCAAGGAGCATGGCTTCCTAGGCTTCCGGAACACCGTGAACTCCTTCAATACATGGATCGAGAAGATGAAGGTTTTCAAGATTGTTCCCTAA